The Pygocentrus nattereri isolate fPygNat1 chromosome 1, fPygNat1.pri, whole genome shotgun sequence genome window below encodes:
- the LOC108414439 gene encoding bactericidal permeability-increasing protein-like, translating to MSRSHSLTGLQILNLGLPKSQVRLVPGTGVSLSIGDAFINLHGNWRVKYLRIIQDSGSFDLAVSGLSISTTINRPMVSGVNCQAVVGSAKIRFHGGTSWLYNLFSKFVDQALCSTLQKQICPLVDEAIDDMNPHLKTLNVLAQVDKYAEIEYSMVESPVVSNSNIDLSLKGEFYNIGQHKEPPFSPNPFSLPPQDSNMLYIGLSAFTINSAGFVYNSAGALSLYITDDMIPSSPIRLSTRTFGAFIPQIAKQYPGLMMKLLVKTVKEPTITFEPDNVTLQVQSAVTAYAIQPKSTLSPLFVLNLNASVSAKIYVEGVKVAGTLTLNEIDMALAKSYVGPFDVRSLNNIILMVLKIMVIPKVNARLEEGFPLPAIGKMNLVNTQLQILKGYMLIGTDIQFTA from the exons ATGAGTCGG TCTCATAGTCTGACAGGGTTACAGATTTTGAATCTGGGGCTGCCAAAGTCTCAGGTGCGGTTGGTACCTGGTACTGGAGTCAGTCTGTCCATCGGCGATGCCTTCATTAATCTGCACGGCAACTGGAGAGTAAAATACCTCAGGATCATACAGGACAGCGGCTCCTTTGATTTGGCTGTGAGTGGACTGTCCATCTCCACCACCATCAACCGGCCGATGGTCAGTGGTGTCAACTGTCAGGCCGTTGTTGGCAGTGCCAAGATCAGGTTTCATGGGGGCACCAGCTGGCTGTACAACCTGTTTAGCAAATTTGTTGACCAGGCTCTGTGCAGCACCCTGCAGAAACAG ATCTGTCCTCTGGTGGACGAGGCCATAGATGATATGAATCCCCATCTGAAAACTCTAAATGTTTTGGCCCAAGTCGACAAGTATGCCGAGATCGAATATTCCATGGTGGAGTCCCCTGTCGTGTCTAATTCCAACATTGATCTCAGTTTAAAGGGGGAGTTCTACAACATCGGGCAGCATAAGGAGCCTCCTTTCTCCCCCAACCCTTTCTCCCTGCCCCCTCAAGATAGCAACATGCTGTACATCGGACTGTCCGCCTTCACCATCAACTCAGCAGGCTTCGTTTACAACAGCGCCGGAGCCCTCAGCCTCTACATTACAGACGACATGATACCGAGTTCCCCCATTCGACTGAGCACTAGGACCTTTGGAGCCTTCATTCCGCAGATTGCTAAGCAGTACCCAGGCCTCATGATGAAGCTCCTGGTGAAGACGGTGAAGGAACCAACCATCACATTTGAGCCTGACAATGTGACTTTGCAAGTTCAGAGTGCAGTCACAGCTTATGCTATTCAGCCCAAGAGTACACTGTCTCCTCTCTTTGTCCTTAACCTGAATGCTAGTGTGAGTGCTAAGATTTATGTGGAGGGCGTTAAAGTGGCTGGAACTCTGACCCTTAACGAAATTGACATGGCCTTAGCAAAAAGCTATGTGGGACCGTTCGATGTGAGATCACTTAACAACATCATCCTGATGGTTTTGAAAATCATGGTTATACCCAAGGTTAATGCCCGCTTAGAGGAAGGTTTCCCTCTACCTGCCATTGGAAAGATGAACCTGGTAAACACTCAGCTTCAAATTCTGAAGGGTTACATGTTGATCGGGACAGACATTCAATTCACAGCCTGA